From the Anopheles coustani chromosome X, idAnoCousDA_361_x.2, whole genome shotgun sequence genome, one window contains:
- the LOC131269664 gene encoding uncharacterized protein LOC131269664, with amino-acid sequence MVKLIVAALLTVSVLTVAAEKQKQWIDRDDVYCGHIDCTKLASFKGEKFCSPCDTDHYCECKETLESLPYMYKCPGAGACQTTDKRGPCRRTMDDDLCSHIDEAYRYL; translated from the coding sequence atggtaaaactCATCGTAGCTGCCTTGCTGACCGTTTCGGTGCTGACCGTTGCGGCGGAAAAGCAGAAGCAGTGGATCGACCGGGACGACGTCTACTGCGGCCATATTGACTGCACCAAGCTGGCCAGCTTCAAGGGCGAGAAGTTCTGCAGCCCGTGCGACACCGACCACTACTGCGAGTGCAAGGAGACGCTCGAATCGCTGCCGTACATGTACAAGTGTCCCGGAGCTGGCGCCTGCCAAACCACCGACAAGCGTGGACCCTGCCGGCGCACGATGGACGACGACCTGTGCAGCCACATCGACGAAGCGTATCGCTATCTGTAG